Proteins from a single region of Haemorhous mexicanus isolate bHaeMex1 chromosome 4, bHaeMex1.pri, whole genome shotgun sequence:
- the RAP1GDS1 gene encoding rap1 GTPase-GDP dissociation stimulator 1 isoform X6, translated as MRNPCVDAGLIPPLVQLLNCKDQEVLLQTGRALGNICYDSHEGRNAVDHAGGAHIVVDHLRSLCSKTDPASEKLLTVFCGMLMNYSNENDTLQSQLINMGVIPTLVKLLGIHCQNAALTEMCLVAFGNLAELESSKEQFAYTNIAEELVKLFKKQIEHDKKEMIFEVLAPLAENDVIKLQLVEAGLVECLLEIVQKTVDSDKEDDIAELKTASDLMVLLLLGDESMQKLFEGGKGSVFQRVLSWIPSNSHQLQLAGALAIANFARNDGNCIHMVDNGIVQKLMDLLDRHVEDGNVTVQHAALSALRNLAIPVVNKAKMLSAGVAEAVLKFLRSEMPPVQFKLLGTLRMLIDAQAEAAEQLGKNVKLVERLVEWCEAKDHAGVMGESNRLLSALIRHSKSKDVIRTIVQSGGIKHLVTMATSEHVIMQNEALVALALIAALELVTAEKDLENAQLVQILHRLLSDDRSAPEIKYNSMVLICALIGSEPLQKEVQSMAFLEVISKLRSHENKTVAQQASLTEQRLAVES; from the exons ATGAGGGCAGGAACGCAGTTGACCATGCAGGTGGTGCACATATTGTAGTGGACCATTTAAGGTCACTGTGCAGTAAAACAGATCCAGCCAGTGAGAAGCTCTTGACTGTCTTTTGTGGCATGCTGATGAACTATAGCAATGAGAATG ATACCTTGCAGTCACAGCTTATCAATATGGGTGTTATTCCTACGTTAGTGAAATTGTTGGGCATTCATTGCCAAAATGCAGCTCTGACAGAAATGTGCCTTGTTGCATTTGGCAATTTAGCAGAACTCG AGTCAAGTAAGGAGCAGTTTGCCTACACAAACATTGCTGAAGAGCTTGTGAAACTGTTCAAGAAGCAAATAGAGCatgataaaaaagaaatgatTTTTGAAGTTTTGGCCCCCCTGGCAGAAAAtg ATGTCATTAAACTGCAGCTGGTTGAAGCTGGTTTGGTGGAGTGCTTACTTGAGATTGTCCAGAAAACTGTGGACAGTGACAAAGAGGATGATATTGCAGAGCTTAAAACAGCTTCTGATCTTATGGTTCTATTATTGCTTGGAG ATGAATCCATGCAAAAGTTatttgaaggaggaaaaggcagtGTGTTCCAAAGAGTACTTTCATGGATTCCTTCCAATAGTCATCAGCTACAGCTTGCAGGAGCACTGGCTATTGCAAATTTTGCCAGAAATG ACGGAAACTGCATCCATATGGTGGATAACGGCATAGTTCAAAAGCTGATGGATCTGCTAGACAGACATGTGGAGGATGGAAATGTAACTGTGCAGCACGCTGCACTGAGTGCTCTCAGAAACCTGGCTATTCCTG TTGTAAATAAGGCTAAGATGCTATCAGCTGGCGTTGCAGAAGCTGTATTGAAATTTCTCAGATCGGAGATGCCCCCCGTTCAGTTCAAGCTGCTGGGAACATTAAGAATGTTAATAGATGCACAAG CAGAAGCAGCTGAACAGCTGGGCAAAAACGTAAAACTGGTGGAACGCTTGGTGGAGTGGTGTGAAGCCAAGGATCACGCAGGTGTGATGGGAGAGTCCAACAGACTACTTTCTGCACTTATACGACACAGCAAATCAAAA gatGTAATTAGGACCATTGTACAGAGCGGTGGCATCAAGCATTTAGTAACCATGGCGACCAGCGAACACGTAATAATGCAAAACGAAGCTCTCGTTGCACTGGCATTGATAGCAGCTCTAGAGTTAG TCACTGCTGAAAAGGATCTTGAAAATGCTCAGCTTGTTCAGATTCTACACAGACTGCTCTCAGACGACAGGAGTGctccagaaataaaatataactcCATGGTGCTGATCTGTGCTCTTATAGGATCTG aaCCTCTTCAAAAGGAAGTGCAGAGCATGGCGTTTCTAGAAGTCATATCAAAACTCCGCAGCCATGAGAACAAAACTGTTGCCCAGCAGGCCTCGCTAACAGAGCAGAGACTTGCTGTAGAAAGCTGA